From Streptomyces sp. CMB-StM0423, a single genomic window includes:
- a CDS encoding ATP-binding protein, giving the protein MSQGWEGRSRRDRVVTEYVGAALRRRFRPAFLRLTYPAPVDEQQPVTLVLGPRGSGKSTLLRHLRTAWDDVPASLQDVAVHRQRGATCFDVLAEVVFDLHARKRGWPRLTFPSFGVQAVAIRADVPLDSRKAAARAMVSALAPAPADSGDGAFLNRLVEAAGMLGVPALLRAPLLLVPGGRRALALGLARLRLGRALRDSRHRSYLDYLVDLKKRFHDPATRRGAEQDLARAFLDDLCRAYGRGHAARVHDTRCLVLLDNAEHQLGGDLLELLLDARQDREEGPGAQPRRPGAPEEPTGRTDPLVVLAAAAAYPKALKKPALGYKPQPGRYPGWWDPDDPAFRPKRLAPGLCVGQLRDLRRDEVEAQALEVLRADGTAAESAAEGDGGGGGGAGELLPDAGVKWLGWAAYEVTRGHPLATRHLFDELLATDDRQPWETRIQRALAPDSPLVTALLERLLPRDARETGLWDALPRCAAATDLARAVAAGPLWAEGGTALRNAVGAFSGDVLQTMHVRTRDSAADGPLQTLHPLLRLLLLRRLEATGGWRHAHEALRLDAAERGLPEIEAYHRLALEDLHAAARFLNDRFGGADTVRWCRLLVRLRRAPVRARIHAHAPQADSPQQRYEGLLGFLSTDEVESRERTVTRLLVASWMAPEPAESPETDHVGDPYRNPLADPYGQLYGEINARFMTLAYGPFGGGTPALLDQARQYEEKPGE; this is encoded by the coding sequence ATGAGCCAGGGGTGGGAGGGGCGCTCCCGGCGCGACCGGGTCGTGACGGAGTACGTGGGCGCCGCGCTGCGGCGGCGCTTCCGGCCCGCTTTCCTGCGGCTGACGTACCCCGCGCCCGTCGACGAGCAGCAGCCGGTGACCCTCGTGCTCGGGCCGCGCGGCAGCGGCAAGAGCACCCTCCTGCGGCACTTACGGACCGCGTGGGACGACGTACCCGCGTCCCTCCAGGACGTTGCCGTGCACCGGCAGCGCGGCGCCACCTGCTTCGACGTCCTCGCCGAGGTGGTCTTCGACCTGCACGCCCGCAAGCGCGGCTGGCCCCGGCTCACCTTCCCCTCCTTCGGCGTCCAGGCCGTCGCGATACGCGCCGACGTGCCGCTGGACAGCCGGAAGGCGGCGGCCCGCGCCATGGTCAGCGCCCTCGCGCCGGCCCCGGCGGACAGCGGAGACGGCGCGTTCCTCAACCGGCTGGTGGAGGCGGCCGGGATGCTGGGCGTACCGGCGCTGCTGCGGGCGCCCCTGCTGCTCGTACCGGGCGGCAGGCGGGCCCTCGCGCTCGGGCTCGCGCGGCTGCGCCTGGGCCGGGCGCTGCGCGACTCGCGCCACCGCAGCTACCTGGACTACCTGGTCGACCTGAAGAAGCGGTTCCACGACCCGGCCACCCGCCGCGGTGCGGAACAGGACCTCGCCCGCGCGTTCCTGGACGACCTCTGCCGCGCGTACGGGCGCGGGCACGCCGCCCGCGTCCACGACACCCGCTGCCTCGTGCTCCTCGACAACGCGGAACACCAGCTCGGCGGCGACCTGCTGGAGCTGCTGCTCGACGCCCGGCAGGACCGGGAGGAGGGCCCCGGCGCGCAGCCGCGGCGGCCGGGGGCGCCGGAGGAGCCCACCGGACGCACCGACCCGCTCGTCGTCCTCGCCGCCGCGGCCGCGTACCCCAAGGCGCTGAAGAAGCCGGCGCTCGGCTACAAGCCGCAGCCCGGCCGGTATCCCGGCTGGTGGGACCCCGACGACCCCGCCTTCCGGCCCAAGCGGCTCGCGCCCGGGCTCTGCGTCGGCCAACTGCGCGACCTGCGGCGCGACGAGGTGGAGGCGCAGGCGCTCGAAGTGCTGCGCGCCGACGGCACGGCGGCGGAGTCCGCCGCAGAGGGCGACGGCGGCGGTGGCGGTGGCGCCGGCGAACTCCTGCCCGACGCCGGCGTGAAGTGGCTCGGCTGGGCCGCGTACGAGGTGACCCGCGGCCACCCCCTCGCCACCCGCCACCTCTTCGACGAACTCCTCGCCACCGACGACCGCCAGCCGTGGGAGACCCGCATCCAGCGCGCGCTCGCCCCCGACTCGCCCCTCGTCACCGCCCTGCTGGAGCGCCTGCTGCCCCGGGACGCACGCGAGACCGGACTGTGGGACGCCCTGCCGCGCTGCGCCGCCGCCACCGACCTCGCCCGCGCCGTCGCCGCCGGACCGCTCTGGGCGGAGGGCGGGACTGCCCTGCGCAACGCCGTCGGCGCGTTCTCCGGCGATGTCCTGCAGACCATGCACGTACGCACCCGCGACAGCGCCGCCGACGGCCCGCTCCAGACCCTCCACCCGCTGCTGCGGCTCCTCCTGCTGCGCCGCCTGGAGGCCACCGGCGGCTGGCGGCACGCGCACGAGGCCCTGCGGCTGGACGCCGCGGAGCGCGGGCTGCCGGAGATCGAGGCGTACCACCGGCTCGCGCTGGAGGACCTGCACGCCGCCGCCCGCTTCCTCAACGACCGCTTCGGCGGCGCGGACACCGTCCGCTGGTGCCGCCTCCTCGTCCGGCTGCGCCGCGCGCCCGTACGCGCCCGGATCCACGCGCACGCCCCGCAGGCCGACTCGCCGCAGCAGCGGTACGAGGGACTGCTCGGCTTCCTCAGCACCGACGAGGTCGAGAGCCGCGAGCGCACCGTGACCCGGCTGCTGGTGGCGAGCTGGATGGCGCCCGAGCCCGCCGAGTCGCCCGAGACCGACCATGTCGGCGATCCGTACCGCAATCCGCTCGCAGACCCCTACGGCCAGCTCTACGGCGAGATCAACGCCCGCTTCATGACGCTGGCGTACGGGCCCTTCGGCGGCGGCACCCCCGCGCTGCTCGACCAGGCGCGGCAGTACGAGGAGAAGCCCGGTGAGTGA